In Acidaminococcus timonensis, one DNA window encodes the following:
- a CDS encoding AbgT family transporter, with the protein MVAKNAAKQTWVDRFLNTIETVCNKLPPPAILFVVLFLITAVIGAGLTSSGFSLINPATGKAVVSQNLFSKAGVQWLLTNLVKNFTGFAPLGLVITMTMAIGFCEEAGFLEAILRGSMKNVPPNVVPYLVAFLGTCGNIASDTAMIVIPPLAAIVYIGVKKHPVVGMMVGYAGAQAGFTANLLVAGTDSLLQGLTNQAINAFLGKEGAFVVDVTCNWYFMFVSTFLCALVIGWVSVHIIEPRFPKYEGVETEEAKVDITPVEKKGIHRAALAMLLYIIVVIIGFKAQVLSKDGVTVVGSLMLKGLIPLLFFLFSIGGLTYGYSVGKFTKIKDVNAAMVKQMSGMGAYVVFCFFCGQFQGLFNWTKLGTLLAISGANFLKGIGFTGLPMCIAFILVTACINIFVSSGSAKWAILAPIFVPMFMLMGYHPGFAQLLYRLGDSPGNCFTPMSPYIWMILSVAQEKYMPDCAIGTLIANMIPIAVVLQIAWIIFLVVWVTLGLPIGPGVGLALPAGVL; encoded by the coding sequence ATGGTTGCAAAAAATGCAGCAAAGCAAACCTGGGTGGACCGTTTCCTGAATACCATCGAAACGGTGTGCAACAAGTTGCCGCCACCCGCCATCCTGTTCGTGGTCTTATTCTTAATTACGGCTGTAATCGGGGCCGGGCTTACTTCCAGCGGCTTCAGTCTGATCAACCCGGCAACGGGGAAAGCTGTGGTTTCCCAGAATCTGTTCTCCAAGGCAGGGGTCCAGTGGCTGCTGACCAACCTGGTGAAGAATTTCACCGGATTCGCTCCTTTGGGACTGGTCATCACCATGACCATGGCCATCGGGTTCTGCGAAGAAGCTGGATTCCTGGAAGCGATTCTCCGTGGTTCCATGAAAAATGTACCACCCAATGTGGTTCCGTATCTGGTGGCTTTCCTGGGTACCTGCGGGAATATCGCTTCTGATACGGCCATGATCGTCATTCCGCCCCTGGCTGCCATTGTGTACATCGGGGTCAAGAAACACCCGGTGGTAGGCATGATGGTGGGGTACGCAGGAGCCCAGGCCGGGTTCACCGCCAACCTGCTGGTGGCCGGTACCGACTCCCTGCTCCAGGGCCTGACCAACCAGGCCATCAACGCATTCCTGGGCAAGGAAGGCGCTTTCGTGGTGGATGTAACCTGTAACTGGTACTTCATGTTTGTTTCCACTTTCCTGTGCGCCCTGGTCATTGGCTGGGTGTCCGTGCATATCATCGAACCCCGGTTCCCCAAATATGAAGGGGTGGAAACGGAAGAAGCCAAGGTGGACATCACCCCTGTGGAAAAGAAAGGGATCCATCGGGCGGCTCTGGCCATGCTCCTTTATATCATCGTTGTGATTATCGGCTTCAAGGCCCAGGTGCTGTCCAAAGACGGTGTGACCGTGGTGGGTTCCCTGATGCTGAAGGGCCTGATCCCGCTGCTGTTCTTCCTGTTCTCCATCGGTGGCCTCACCTATGGGTACAGCGTGGGCAAGTTCACCAAGATCAAGGACGTGAATGCCGCCATGGTGAAACAGATGAGCGGTATGGGCGCCTATGTGGTGTTCTGCTTCTTCTGCGGCCAGTTCCAGGGACTGTTCAACTGGACCAAGCTGGGCACGCTGCTGGCCATTTCCGGGGCCAACTTCCTGAAGGGGATTGGGTTCACGGGTCTTCCCATGTGCATCGCGTTCATCCTGGTCACCGCCTGCATCAACATCTTCGTATCCTCCGGGTCCGCCAAGTGGGCCATCCTGGCACCGATCTTCGTTCCCATGTTCATGCTGATGGGGTACCATCCCGGTTTTGCACAGTTGCTGTATCGGCTGGGTGATTCTCCGGGCAACTGCTTCACTCCCATGAGCCCGTACATCTGGATGATCCTGAGCGTTGCCCAGGAAAAATACATGCCGGATTGTGCCATCGGTACCTTGATCGCCAACATGATCCCCATCGCCGTTGTCCTGCAGATCGCCTGGATCATTTTCCTGGTAGTCTGGGTCACCCTGGGTCTCCCCATCGGTCCTGGCGTGGGACTGGCTCTGCCGGCTGGTGTGCTGTAA
- a CDS encoding AbgT family transporter codes for MASKMASQNPPRASLLDRFLNTVERVCNKLPPPAILFGILFILTAIVGALCTQAGFALENPASHKMVASQNFFSKAGIQWLLSTLVKNFTGFAPMGLVITMTLAIGFCEESGMLAALLRRSMKNVPPSLVPFIVAFLGVCGNIASDTAMVVIPPLAAVAYIGVRKHPVVGMMVGFAGAEAGFGANLMIAGTDSLLQGLTNQAIDGFLGKAGVFAVDVTCNWYFMFASTFLCALIIGLVSIKVVEPRFGVYDGPGCDEELGDVTELERKGLNRAGLVVLVYIAVLVAGFFTGILSKDGHTFVGSPLLKGLIPLLFFLFSLAGLTYGFTTGSFKTIKDVNKAMVKQMSGMGAFVVFCFFCGQFQALFSWTHLGTLIAIAGADFLKSVGFTGLPMCVIFIIITSIVNIFMSSGSAKWAIFAPIFIPMFMLLGYHPGYTQLLYRLGDSPTNCFTPMNPYLWMILSVAQEKYMPKAAIGTLVSNLIPIAVVLQIVWILFLVVWMTLGLPIGPGVEMALPAGIL; via the coding sequence ATGGCATCAAAAATGGCATCACAGAATCCACCCAGAGCCAGTCTTCTGGACCGGTTCCTGAACACCGTCGAACGGGTCTGCAACAAACTGCCGCCCCCGGCCATCCTGTTCGGCATCCTGTTCATCCTCACGGCCATTGTGGGGGCGCTCTGCACCCAGGCGGGCTTTGCCCTGGAAAATCCGGCCTCTCATAAAATGGTGGCATCCCAGAACTTCTTTTCCAAGGCCGGCATCCAATGGCTGCTCAGCACCCTGGTGAAAAACTTCACCGGATTCGCTCCCATGGGTCTGGTGATCACCATGACCCTGGCCATCGGGTTCTGTGAAGAATCTGGCATGCTGGCGGCTCTTCTGCGGCGCAGCATGAAGAACGTGCCGCCCTCTCTGGTGCCGTTCATCGTGGCCTTCCTGGGGGTGTGCGGCAACATCGCCTCTGATACGGCCATGGTGGTGATTCCGCCTCTGGCAGCTGTGGCCTACATCGGTGTGCGGAAGCATCCGGTGGTGGGTATGATGGTGGGGTTTGCCGGGGCCGAAGCCGGTTTTGGCGCCAATCTGATGATCGCCGGTACGGATTCCCTGCTCCAGGGCCTGACCAACCAGGCCATCGACGGGTTCCTGGGCAAAGCCGGTGTGTTTGCCGTGGATGTGACCTGCAACTGGTATTTCATGTTCGCTTCCACGTTTCTGTGCGCTCTGATCATCGGACTGGTTTCCATCAAGGTGGTGGAACCCCGGTTCGGTGTCTATGACGGTCCCGGCTGCGATGAGGAACTGGGGGACGTGACAGAACTGGAACGGAAGGGCCTGAACCGGGCCGGCCTGGTGGTACTGGTGTACATCGCCGTGCTGGTGGCGGGCTTCTTTACGGGGATCCTTTCCAAAGACGGTCATACCTTTGTAGGATCGCCCCTGCTGAAAGGCCTGATTCCGCTGCTGTTCTTCCTGTTCAGTCTGGCGGGACTCACCTACGGCTTTACCACCGGCTCCTTCAAGACCATCAAGGATGTGAACAAGGCCATGGTAAAACAGATGAGCGGTATGGGCGCCTTTGTGGTGTTCTGCTTCTTCTGCGGTCAGTTCCAGGCCCTGTTCAGCTGGACCCATCTGGGGACCCTGATTGCCATTGCAGGGGCTGATTTCCTGAAGAGTGTGGGCTTCACAGGGCTGCCCATGTGCGTGATTTTCATCATCATCACCAGCATCGTGAACATCTTCATGTCCTCCGGGTCGGCCAAGTGGGCCATCTTTGCCCCCATCTTCATTCCCATGTTCATGCTGCTGGGATACCATCCCGGATACACCCAGCTGCTGTATCGGCTGGGCGATTCTCCCACCAACTGCTTTACTCCCATGAACCCGTATCTGTGGATGATCTTGAGTGTGGCCCAGGAGAAATACATGCCCAAGGCTGCCATCGGAACTCTGGTATCCAATTTGATCCCCATTGCCGTGGTACTGCAGATCGTATGGATCCTTTTCCTGGTGGTCTGGATGACGCTGGGTCTGCCCATCGGGCCGGGGGTGGAAATGGCCCTTCCGGCGGGAATCCTGTAA
- a CDS encoding energy-coupling factor transporter ATPase has product MEPIIETKDLTHTYVDGQNQEMTALDGINLSIMPGEFVAIIGTNGSGKSTLARHFNGLLSPTSGHCLVAGLDTANEENLWPVRQTVGMVFQNPDNQIVAAIVEEDVAFGLENIGVPGPEIRPRVEKALAAVDMLDYAKRAPHRLSGGQKQRVAIAGVLALEPRCIVFDEPTAMLDPRGRKEIVSTVLKLNREKHITIVYITHKMEEAILADRIIAMQKGKIVLQGTPKEVFTQVDRIRGLGLECPLAAEVANALNKQGHRLPPIITHKELCEALCPSK; this is encoded by the coding sequence ATGGAACCGATTATTGAAACCAAGGACCTGACCCATACGTATGTAGATGGGCAGAATCAGGAAATGACAGCGCTGGACGGAATCAATCTGTCCATCATGCCCGGTGAGTTCGTGGCCATCATTGGCACCAACGGCAGTGGCAAATCCACCCTGGCCCGTCATTTCAACGGCCTGCTTTCCCCTACCAGCGGCCATTGTCTGGTGGCAGGCCTGGATACAGCCAATGAAGAAAACCTGTGGCCTGTCCGGCAGACGGTGGGCATGGTGTTCCAGAATCCGGACAACCAGATCGTGGCGGCCATTGTGGAAGAAGATGTGGCTTTCGGTCTGGAGAACATCGGAGTCCCGGGCCCGGAAATCCGTCCCCGGGTGGAAAAAGCCCTGGCAGCGGTGGATATGCTGGACTATGCCAAACGGGCTCCCCACCGGCTTTCAGGGGGGCAGAAACAGCGGGTGGCCATTGCCGGGGTGCTGGCTTTGGAGCCCCGGTGCATTGTCTTTGACGAACCCACGGCCATGCTGGATCCACGGGGCCGGAAGGAAATCGTCAGCACGGTGCTGAAACTGAACCGGGAAAAGCACATCACCATCGTGTATATCACCCATAAAATGGAAGAAGCCATCCTGGCGGATCGGATCATTGCCATGCAGAAGGGCAAGATCGTGCTCCAGGGAACGCCCAAAGAGGTGTTCACCCAGGTGGACCGGATCCGGGGGCTGGGGCTGGAATGTCCTCTGGCAGCAGAAGTGGCCAATGCGCTGAACAAGCAGGGCCACAGGCTGCCGCCCATCATTACCCATAAGGAGTTGTGTGAAGCATTATGTCCATCCAAGTAG
- a CDS encoding energy-coupling factor transporter ATPase: MSIQVDHVSYSYMTHTSLEKKALDDVSFNLEKGEFVALIGHTGSGKSTLAEHLNGLLHPASGRVLVDGVDLADKTPEARKARNRVGMVFQYPEHQLFAETIYEDIAFGPRNQGKNEQEVDRAIRSAMAFVDLDFDTFAQRSPFQLSGGQMRRVAIAGVVAMEPDYLIMDEPSAGLDPISRDNIFQQLQKIFRERKMGVLLITHSMEEAAQYASRLLVMSDSRLQLDGPARELFTHDREKLQSLSVDVPESVKLAEELRQQGLPIEGTPLTKAELIRAIDKAKGWKVC, from the coding sequence ATGTCCATCCAAGTAGACCATGTGTCCTATAGTTATATGACGCACACCAGCCTGGAAAAAAAGGCCCTGGATGATGTGAGCTTTAACCTGGAAAAAGGGGAATTCGTGGCCCTGATCGGCCATACGGGCAGCGGGAAATCCACCCTGGCCGAGCATCTGAACGGCCTCCTCCATCCGGCCAGCGGCAGAGTGCTGGTGGATGGGGTGGACCTGGCGGACAAGACCCCGGAAGCCCGGAAGGCCCGGAACCGGGTGGGGATGGTGTTCCAGTATCCGGAACACCAGCTGTTCGCCGAAACCATTTACGAAGACATCGCCTTCGGGCCCCGGAACCAGGGAAAGAACGAACAGGAAGTGGACCGGGCCATCCGCAGTGCAATGGCCTTCGTGGACCTGGACTTCGATACCTTTGCCCAGCGGTCCCCCTTTCAGCTGTCCGGCGGCCAGATGCGCCGGGTGGCCATTGCCGGGGTGGTGGCCATGGAACCGGATTACCTGATCATGGATGAGCCAAGCGCCGGTCTGGACCCCATCAGCCGGGACAACATTTTCCAGCAGCTGCAGAAAATCTTCCGGGAACGGAAGATGGGGGTGCTGCTGATTACCCACAGCATGGAAGAAGCGGCCCAGTACGCCAGCCGTCTGCTGGTCATGAGCGACAGCCGGCTGCAGTTGGACGGACCGGCCCGGGAACTGTTCACCCATGACCGGGAAAAGCTCCAGTCCCTTTCCGTGGATGTGCCGGAAAGTGTGAAACTGGCGGAGGAACTGCGCCAGCAGGGACTGCCCATCGAAGGAACGCCGCTGACCAAAGCGGAACTGATCCGGGCCATTGACAAAGCAAAGGGGTGGAAAGTATGCTGA
- a CDS encoding energy-coupling factor transporter transmembrane component T family protein → MLTDITLGQYYPGESCIHHLDPRTKILAVLFYMVMVFLAETPLSYGVLIGFLVVGAVLAKLPPGLLLRSIKPLWIIILLTMVIHFVTDPGEILWQWKFIHITKEGIVLGVKMSLRLVLLLLVSSLMTFTTSPIVLTDGIESLLRPFKKVGVPAHELAMMMTIALRFIPTLLEETDRIMKAQMSRGADFTSGNIMKRARNMLPILIPLFISSFRRADELALAMEARCYRGGEGRTRMHELAYGKNDAVAALVLLALFAVMAFLKWGLPV, encoded by the coding sequence ATGCTGACCGACATTACCCTGGGGCAGTACTACCCCGGTGAATCCTGTATCCATCACCTGGATCCCCGGACCAAGATCCTGGCGGTGCTGTTCTATATGGTCATGGTCTTTCTGGCCGAAACGCCTCTTTCCTATGGGGTGCTGATCGGTTTCCTGGTGGTGGGGGCCGTCCTGGCCAAATTGCCGCCGGGCCTGCTGCTCCGCTCCATCAAACCCCTGTGGATCATCATCCTTTTGACCATGGTGATCCACTTCGTCACGGACCCCGGGGAAATCCTGTGGCAGTGGAAATTCATCCACATTACGAAAGAAGGCATTGTGCTGGGGGTGAAGATGTCCCTGCGGCTGGTGCTGCTGCTGCTGGTTTCCTCTCTCATGACTTTCACCACATCACCCATTGTCCTGACCGACGGCATCGAATCCCTGCTGCGTCCTTTCAAGAAGGTGGGGGTGCCGGCTCATGAACTGGCCATGATGATGACCATTGCGCTCCGGTTCATCCCCACCCTGCTGGAGGAAACGGACCGGATCATGAAAGCCCAGATGTCCCGGGGGGCGGATTTCACCTCCGGCAACATCATGAAAAGGGCCAGGAACATGCTGCCCATCCTGATCCCTCTGTTCATTTCTTCGTTCCGGCGGGCGGATGAACTGGCTCTGGCCATGGAGGCCCGGTGCTACCGGGGCGGGGAAGGCCGTACCCGGATGCACGAACTGGCGTATGGAAAGAATGACGCCGTGGCAGCCCTGGTGCTGCTGGCGCTGTTTGCCGTCATGGCGTTCCTGAAATGGGGGCTGCCTGTATGA
- the truA gene encoding tRNA pseudouridine(38-40) synthase TruA, with protein MSHTIKAIVAYDGTNYQGFQRQKNGVGVQQVLEKALTEVLKEPILIKAAGRTDAGVHALGQVISFTTSSRIPPENYRRALEPHLPPDIAVREAFYAPDDFHARFDAVDKTYQYKLLYAPLPDPTRRNTTWEFREKVDVDRMNQAAALLLGKHDFTSFRNQGSQDTSPVRTLTEAHWVQDGDLYTFTITGDGFLYRMVRNIVGCLVRVGTGTWSREDFARVLAARNRKQAGMAAPPQGLYLMHVSY; from the coding sequence ATGAGCCATACCATCAAGGCCATTGTGGCCTATGACGGCACCAATTACCAGGGATTCCAGCGGCAGAAGAACGGGGTGGGGGTCCAGCAGGTGCTGGAAAAAGCCCTGACGGAAGTGCTGAAGGAGCCCATCCTGATCAAGGCCGCGGGACGGACGGATGCCGGGGTCCATGCTCTGGGCCAGGTGATTTCCTTCACCACCAGCTCCCGGATCCCGCCGGAAAACTACCGCCGGGCCCTGGAACCCCATCTGCCTCCGGACATCGCGGTGCGGGAGGCTTTTTACGCACCGGATGATTTCCACGCCCGGTTCGATGCGGTGGATAAGACCTACCAGTACAAGCTGCTGTATGCGCCCCTGCCCGATCCCACCCGGCGGAACACCACCTGGGAGTTCCGGGAAAAGGTGGATGTGGACCGGATGAACCAGGCAGCGGCCCTGCTGCTGGGAAAGCACGACTTCACGTCCTTCAGGAACCAGGGAAGCCAGGATACCTCACCGGTGCGGACCCTGACGGAAGCCCACTGGGTGCAGGACGGGGACTTGTACACCTTTACCATCACCGGAGACGGGTTCCTGTATCGGATGGTGCGGAACATCGTAGGATGCCTGGTCCGGGTAGGCACTGGAACGTGGAGCCGGGAAGATTTCGCCCGGGTGCTGGCGGCCAGGAACCGGAAACAGGCTGGCATGGCTGCTCCGCCCCAGGGGCTCTATTTGATGCATGTAAGTTATTGA
- a CDS encoding TonB-dependent receptor plug domain-containing protein produces MKEVWNQKLAAAVLTAVLAGSTSVVWAAEQDQAEKPAQEIVITANRLKNQKVDTPADVTVITSQQISDRGYRTVTDALEDVPGARVMQNGVGAYESHIMLNGDERVLVLVDGRRFNNSMGSMVKATFDAHTLPPVDMIEKIEVVKNGASTLYGADAVGGVINIITKTPEETTGKIRVGYGSWGNQDLGVSVGGKVDKTGLQVAASRNKASYFKYKDKNGDTKKWPGQSNYTQDNLSLKLTQDFTPSDGLTLNYDYSNMEGWNPYSVNYVSPSRLNKKTNNVGLRYDWNRDAKNSGYLQTYRNYTSYFNLGGMDETDWGIEGQQNFVLSDTNTLVGGLEYRDAKAHNETSYKGKKGYNNKAVFLQDQWQFAPSWQLNTGVRYDKHSRSGNRTTGSAAINKKFSKDSHAYFSWNQVFRTPTIDDLYYYVDYGMWGKYVGNENLKAETGNVYSLGYNFKLDPKTDVDINGFYSNLHNAINWKIMPNWDSYAENIDRQKKRGLSLSFVHHLNKLWDLDASYTYVKVENNRNDAGYVRDDNYAPNYYQAGVRYHDTKWNLDLRARAANGLSKASYGEQRYLTMDFIARYKFDQNWTGFANFYNLNNAAYAEQGGVVNGQDSYPMPGRRIIVGAEYSF; encoded by the coding sequence ATGAAAGAAGTGTGGAATCAAAAACTGGCTGCCGCCGTACTGACGGCCGTACTGGCCGGCAGTACGTCTGTGGTGTGGGCCGCAGAACAGGATCAGGCAGAAAAACCTGCCCAGGAAATCGTGATCACGGCCAACCGGCTGAAGAACCAGAAGGTGGATACGCCGGCGGACGTCACCGTGATCACCAGCCAGCAGATCTCCGACCGGGGATATCGTACCGTAACGGATGCCCTGGAGGATGTGCCGGGGGCACGGGTGATGCAGAACGGTGTGGGAGCCTATGAATCCCATATTATGCTGAATGGGGATGAACGGGTGCTGGTACTGGTGGACGGCCGCCGGTTCAACAACAGCATGGGCAGTATGGTCAAAGCTACGTTTGATGCCCATACCCTGCCTCCTGTGGATATGATCGAAAAGATCGAAGTGGTGAAGAACGGCGCTTCCACCCTGTACGGGGCCGATGCAGTGGGCGGCGTCATCAACATCATCACGAAGACCCCGGAGGAAACCACCGGAAAGATCCGGGTGGGCTACGGTTCCTGGGGTAATCAGGACCTGGGCGTGTCCGTAGGCGGCAAAGTGGACAAGACTGGACTCCAGGTGGCCGCCAGCCGGAACAAGGCTTCCTACTTCAAATACAAGGACAAAAACGGTGACACCAAGAAATGGCCGGGCCAGTCCAACTACACCCAGGACAACCTGTCCCTGAAACTGACCCAGGATTTCACCCCTTCCGACGGGCTGACCCTGAACTATGACTACTCCAACATGGAAGGCTGGAACCCGTACAGTGTCAACTACGTGTCTCCTTCCCGTCTGAACAAGAAGACGAACAATGTGGGCCTGCGCTATGACTGGAACCGGGATGCCAAAAACAGCGGCTATCTGCAGACCTACCGGAACTACACCAGCTACTTCAACCTGGGCGGCATGGACGAAACTGACTGGGGCATCGAAGGCCAGCAGAACTTCGTGCTGTCTGATACGAACACCCTGGTGGGCGGCCTGGAATACCGGGACGCCAAAGCCCATAACGAAACCAGTTACAAAGGGAAGAAGGGCTACAACAACAAAGCTGTCTTCCTGCAGGACCAGTGGCAGTTCGCTCCCAGCTGGCAATTGAACACGGGCGTGCGGTACGACAAGCACAGCCGCAGCGGCAACCGGACCACGGGCAGTGCCGCCATCAACAAGAAGTTCAGCAAGGACAGCCATGCCTACTTCTCCTGGAACCAGGTGTTCCGGACACCTACCATCGATGATCTGTACTATTACGTGGATTATGGGATGTGGGGTAAATATGTAGGGAATGAAAATCTGAAAGCAGAAACCGGAAACGTGTACAGCCTGGGGTATAACTTCAAGCTGGATCCCAAGACGGATGTGGACATCAACGGGTTCTACAGCAACCTGCACAATGCCATCAACTGGAAAATCATGCCCAATTGGGACAGTTATGCAGAAAACATCGACCGGCAGAAGAAACGGGGCCTGTCCCTGTCCTTCGTCCACCATCTGAACAAACTGTGGGATCTGGATGCTTCCTATACCTATGTGAAAGTGGAAAACAACCGGAATGATGCAGGGTATGTCCGGGATGACAACTACGCTCCCAACTATTACCAGGCAGGTGTCCGGTACCATGACACCAAATGGAACCTGGATCTGCGGGCACGGGCAGCCAACGGACTGAGCAAGGCCAGCTACGGTGAACAGCGGTACCTGACCATGGACTTCATTGCCCGGTACAAATTCGATCAAAACTGGACCGGCTTCGCCAACTTCTACAACCTGAACAACGCGGCCTATGCAGAACAGGGCGGCGTTGTGAATGGACAGGACAGCTATCCCATGCCCGGACGCCGGATCATCGTAGGGGCGGAATACTCCTTCTAA
- the ribD gene encoding bifunctional diaminohydroxyphosphoribosylaminopyrimidine deaminase/5-amino-6-(5-phosphoribosylamino)uracil reductase RibD yields the protein MTDKEYMQMALDLAEKARGCTSPNPLVGCVIVNPEGKIVGKGYHHKAGQPHAEIMAMRDAGNQVAGCTAYVTLEPCSHTGRTGPCCEALIKAGIKKVVAAADDPNPKVSGRGFARLREAGVEVVRGVLADKAYEQNEVFMHWMTTGRPFVALKYAMTLDGKIATASGDSKWITNEQSRTYAHRLRSIYDCILVGKNTVLNDDPSLTCRLVEGKNPLRIVLDSHCQLPMDRKVFTDGAAKTLLVTSCRADADKVAAFQKLDQVTVWQIPEKQGALDLGILLDRLGKAEKTSVLVEGGSQVHGAFFDQKLAQRVYAFIAPCLIGGRRNLTAIGGRGARTMDQRVTLLEPHTEAFGTDLMVTGLLERSWRPCSQA from the coding sequence GTGACAGACAAAGAATATATGCAGATGGCCCTGGACCTGGCCGAAAAGGCCCGGGGCTGTACCAGCCCCAATCCTCTGGTGGGTTGCGTCATCGTCAATCCGGAGGGGAAGATCGTGGGCAAAGGCTATCACCACAAGGCAGGCCAGCCCCACGCGGAAATCATGGCCATGCGGGATGCGGGGAACCAGGTGGCAGGCTGTACGGCCTATGTGACCCTGGAACCCTGTTCCCATACGGGCCGGACCGGTCCCTGCTGCGAAGCTCTGATCAAGGCCGGCATCAAAAAAGTGGTGGCAGCGGCCGACGACCCCAATCCGAAGGTGTCCGGCCGTGGCTTTGCCCGGCTCCGGGAAGCAGGGGTGGAAGTGGTCCGGGGGGTGCTGGCTGACAAGGCCTATGAGCAGAACGAGGTGTTCATGCACTGGATGACCACCGGCCGTCCCTTCGTGGCCCTGAAATACGCCATGACCCTGGACGGGAAGATCGCCACGGCGTCCGGTGATTCCAAATGGATCACCAACGAACAGTCCCGGACCTATGCCCACAGGCTGCGCAGCATTTACGACTGCATCCTGGTGGGAAAGAACACGGTCCTGAACGATGATCCGTCCCTGACCTGCCGGCTGGTGGAGGGGAAAAATCCCCTGCGCATCGTGCTGGACAGCCATTGCCAGCTGCCCATGGACAGGAAGGTGTTCACCGACGGAGCGGCCAAGACCCTGCTGGTGACCTCCTGCCGGGCGGATGCCGACAAGGTGGCGGCCTTCCAGAAACTGGATCAGGTCACCGTGTGGCAGATTCCGGAAAAGCAGGGCGCCCTGGACCTGGGCATCCTGCTGGACAGGCTGGGCAAGGCCGAAAAGACCAGTGTGCTGGTGGAAGGGGGCAGCCAGGTCCATGGCGCTTTCTTTGACCAGAAACTGGCCCAGCGGGTATATGCCTTCATTGCCCCCTGCCTCATCGGGGGCCGGCGGAACCTGACAGCCATCGGCGGCCGGGGCGCACGGACCATGGACCAGCGGGTGACCCTGCTGGAACCTCACACGGAGGCCTTCGGCACCGACCTGATGGTCACGGGCCTTCTGGAAAGGAGCTGGAGACCATGTTCACAGGCTTGA
- a CDS encoding riboflavin synthase yields the protein MFTGLIAELGRVEDLRREQDSYRLTISAEKIPPLLKMGESVCCNGACLTVTKFDSHQFTVDVMPETARRTTIGSLKKGDRINLERTLHVGDGLDGHIVSGHVDGVGTITRIRPEGIARVTTISCAPELLRHMVEKGSIAIDGISLTITEVTDTTFSVSLIPLTVQWTTLGFKKTGDKVNLETDILGKYVERMLEKKPTGGLTRETLFENGFF from the coding sequence ATGTTCACAGGCTTGATCGCAGAACTGGGCAGGGTGGAAGACCTGCGGCGGGAACAGGATTCCTACCGGCTGACCATCAGCGCCGAAAAGATCCCGCCCCTGCTGAAGATGGGGGAAAGTGTGTGCTGCAACGGTGCCTGCCTGACGGTGACGAAGTTCGACAGCCACCAGTTCACGGTGGATGTGATGCCGGAAACGGCCCGCCGCACCACCATCGGTTCCCTGAAGAAGGGGGATCGGATCAACCTGGAACGGACGCTTCATGTAGGGGACGGGCTGGACGGTCACATCGTCAGCGGCCATGTGGATGGAGTGGGTACCATTACCCGGATCCGCCCGGAGGGCATCGCCAGAGTGACCACCATCAGCTGCGCACCGGAGCTGCTCCGCCATATGGTGGAAAAGGGCTCCATTGCCATCGATGGCATCAGCCTCACCATCACGGAAGTGACGGATACCACATTTTCCGTTTCTCTGATTCCCCTGACCGTACAGTGGACCACCCTGGGCTTCAAGAAAACCGGGGACAAGGTCAACCTGGAAACGGATATCCTGGGGAAATATGTGGAACGGATGCTGGAAAAGAAACCAACCGGGGGCCTCACCAGAGAAACCCTGTTTGAAAATGGATTTTTCTAA